The genomic region ATTTTAGCGAATAACGGTATGTTCATAGGTTATTTTGGTGCAGATTTCAATATTTACGCTTACTTGGCATTGACTGTGCCTCATGGAATATTTGAAATTCCAGCAATCATTATAGCTACTACAGGTGGTTTTGTACTCCTTTCATTTGTACTTCATTTCATATGGAACCTAAGGTCTCCAGACTATTCATATTTGGATATTTTCGACCCGTATTTTTCAGATGTGAAGATCACTTTCAAGCAAAGGTGTTATGCATCATTTAAAATGAATCAAAACAAGATAAAGGAGTCTTTTATATTCTTATGCCTTGCTGTAATCCTATTGATTATTGCAGCATTCATTGAAGCGAATATAACTGTGCCTCTTGCAGGTAAGCTATTGCCTTTCTTCGGTTTAAGCATGGGCTAATCAGTTTTATTTTTTTA from Methanobrevibacter ruminantium harbors:
- a CDS encoding stage II sporulation protein M; this translates as MDIKHYLEIAKEETKAAFSNNKWLLLFSTLLFVIPLLFGYFYADSISEYIQPMVDNFQKQVDEGVITLTTQSIFTNNVTVAIMLYALGALGGVLGALILANNGMFIGYFGADFNIYAYLALTVPHGIFEIPAIIIATTGGFVLLSFVLHFIWNLRSPDYSYLDIFDPYFSDVKITFKQRCYASFKMNQNKIKESFIFLCLAVILLIIAAFIEANITVPLAGKLLPFFGLSMG